TTTGATAAAGAAAAACTTTTAGAATTCGCTCTAAATTATCCAATATATTTTAGCCCTGGACAGAGATTTTTATATTCTAATGCTGGTCATTTTATTTTAGCTTGTGCAATGGAAGAATATTTAGGCTATAGCTTCTATGATTTTATGGATGAGAATTTCTTTAGTAAAATTGGTATGAAAAATATTGAGTGGACAAGGTATGGTAAATATGTAGCTGGGTCGACTAAGATATATTTAGATACTATTGACCTAATGAAAATAGGCCGTGTATTGGCAAATAATGGTTCATATAATGGTCAGACTATAGTTAGTGATAGATGGATTAAAAAAATGATTAAACCTAGGTATAAAAATATAAAAGAACATCAGGCTAGACACTACTTATCTGACGACTTCTATGGATATGGTATATGGATGGGTAAGGATGGAATCAAGTACGGGTCAGGTCTTGGTGGTCAGTATATAATCTTGGATGAAAAAACCGGTATAATAATAGTGACCACCAACAATGGAGATCTTAATAAAAGTCATGCAATAAAAAATGATATTGATTATTTGATAAATTTTTATAGAGGAGAGTAAAATGGCTTACGAATATTTAAAAAAACATACACAAACATACGAAAATCACAAAATCTTAATTGAAAAAATTAATGATATTTTAGATGAGTTTGAAAAAGAAAGAGAAGATTTTAATAAACTTGTAGAGTATTATTATAGCGAACAATTCAAAAATGACTATGATGATTCAAACGAAGGCAAAATAGATTCTTCTATTAACCAAGGTATCCTAACAGAAGATGCCATATATGACTTGATGGGGGATGATTATTACCTAGCTCTAAGATTTTTAGACCTAGCTAACAAAATGATCCAACAGAAATAAAAAGGGGTTGTTGCAAATTGTGAATAATTATCGTCCCATCGGCAGAGGGTTCTCTTAGAAAATTTTTTATATAGCCTGCCGGCTCATGGAGGCAAAATTTTCTAAGGGGTTCCTCTGGTGATATTGGGACGATTTATTCATTCTGCAACAGCCCCTTTTCTTATCTTCTTCTTTTGCTAAAGGAATTAACTACTGCACTGGCTACTAATATAGCTACAATAGATTCTGGAATACCATTTGTGATAAAGGCAGAAAAAATAGTTTTTGCGGCTAGGTCTTGACTTATACCTAGAGCCTCTACATATCTTTGGGCATAGAGGACATATATAAGTCCAAGGACTAGGCCAGAATTGGTGAGAGTTCCAAAAAAAGAACTTACAGCTATAGCAAAATTAGCTTTTTTATTTTTTACTGATAGGTAAAGTAAAACAACAGCAATTATCAAAAATATAATTGAAAAAATTTTATTTGCTAAATTAACATCAGCAGTAAAAGATTTTATTGTTAAAACTGCCAAAGCTACAACAACTATGGCCCAAAATATATTCATGAATATTCTAAGTTTGCTATTATCCTTATCTTTGAGTCCTTTGTATACAAGACCAGTCACAACACCAATTAAAACCCTAGGCACTATAGATATTAGAGGATTTAAAAACACAAAGGCTAATGGTCCAGGCGTAGTCATTGACCTAAACATAGAAAAAGCTCCAAAAATCAATCCAACTAAGCCTCCAACAATAGGTCCTTGGATTATACCAGCTATGATAACTGGTATATGAAGGCTTGTGATTGTAAGCGGACCTAGAGGTATGAAACCTAAAGGTGTCAAACCAAGCATTATAACAATCGCTCCCAAGATACCAACAGTAGTCAGATCTTTTGTTTCGAATTTCATATCAATCTCCTTATTTTTCTTATTGTCTACATTATACTTTAAAAAAAGAATTGTAAAGAAAATTTTATAAAATCTTCCATTTACTTAAAAATATGCAATTATGGTAGAATTTAAGTTAGTAGTTTAAGGAAAACTTAGCCTAGATAATTATTTTAAAACCTTAATATAATTACTTACCTATGATTAGGATAAAAAATGTAGTACAAGGTAAACAAAAGAATGGGGGGATATTATGACCGTAGTTTCACTTAGACTAAATAAAGAGGAAAATGAACTATTTAGAACATACTCTAAGCATACAGGCAAGAGCTTATCAGAATTATTTAAAACTGCCTTGACAGAGCAAATTGAAGATGAGTTAGACTATGAAACGGGTATCAAAGCTTTAAGAGACTTTGAGAAGAATCCTGTCACTTACTCCATTGATGATATAATTGCGGAATTAGAAAATGACATATAGACTTCTAATATCAGATGATGTAAAAAAGAAGTTAAGTAAAATGGACAAATATTTGGCCCTTATGTTAGCAAAGGATATGAGAAAAAACTTGATGGCCTAGAAAATCCGAGAAGAATAGGAAAGGCTCTTGTTGGTGATCATAAAGGTTTATGGAGATATAGAATAGGACTTATAGGGTTATTTGCCAAATACGAGATGATGAGTTAGTAGTTTTGGCCATTGATATAGGTCATATGAATAATATATATAAGTAAGATCAGCCGTCATGGGTTTGATCTTTTTTATTATTTTTTGTCTTAGATTTGAACAAGTGACAAATGATGGGGTTGATAAGTAGTTGATTGTAGAAATCTGCTATAATTGATGTTAAAATATAAAAAGAGGTCGTTTCAGACCTCTTTTTAGTTGCCCACATCTTTCCCACACATTTATAAGAACGTTGAGTTTTCAATGTTTGCTTTATATTATTGGTGCACCATCAGAGACTCGAACTCTGGACACCCTGATTAAGAGTCAGGTGCTCTACCAACTGAGCTAATGGTGCTTGATAACTACCTTTATAGTTTACCATGCACCTGCTATATTGTCAAGATTTTTTTGAAAATCCCCAAATTTTCATTATCTGATCAGAGAAATCATTAAAATCCCATTCTATTATAGAGTTTTTTACACTATTTGGATCATTAATTATAAATTTGCCATTTTGATATGAATCAATTACTAGAATGTGCCCGTAAAGAGTAAAATAACCTCTTGACACAGAGATCATTACAGGTCCTTTTTTTAGTGCCTCTATTACAGCTTTTTCATCTAGGTTTATTTCTTCTACATTTATATTATATTTCTCAGCTTCATGACTAATAAAAAGCCAGTCCATGCCACTATCGTTCATGAATTTCTCTGCATCTTTTGCTATCTCGTTTGGATATTTCATTTGACCTGTTAGCCTTGAAATAACCATGGACATAGAAGTAGGACCACAACCAGAAACGCCAATATTTGTTGGATACAAATTATTATAGGCCCATCTATTATCCCATTGAAGAAAATAGGGGGTTTGTCGTTTTAGTTTGACAGATTCGCCTTCATAAAAATCAAATTCTGTTAAATTATGATTTTTATTATAGACAAACTCTATAGTATCTGGATCATTACCAGTTAAATAAGCATCAACATCTGATAAATTGTAGAAGTTATTGTAAATCCATTTGGCTTTCTTGTCTTTCTTTGCTTCCTCTTCGACATTTTTTATTATTTCTTCTTTTATATCAGATTTTTTTATTGGTTCTTGTTTATATTTAAAGTCTAAAAAATTTTTTGTTGCAAATGTATCGCTAGCTAGAGATTTTATATCTTCTATTATTTGTACACTTTCTTCATCTATAAATCCTTTTATATCAAATTTTTCCTCACTATTGCAAGATGTTAGGATTAGGGATGAAAAAATAATTAAAAATAGCTTTTTCATACTCTTACTTTACTAGATAATACTATATGCTTCAAA
This window of the Anaerococcus mediterraneensis genome carries:
- a CDS encoding serine hydrolase, producing the protein MTDKLSENIKKFSMDSLLIEKFDGEILVDYRSDEKVNARSISKTITSMGCGILIDKTEGDFNEETLVYPFLQDKVNIENKNNLKYLKKLRVKDCLTHTVGYRDMILMSKDIVDFDKEKLLEFALNYPIYFSPGQRFLYSNAGHFILACAMEEYLGYSFYDFMDENFFSKIGMKNIEWTRYGKYVAGSTKIYLDTIDLMKIGRVLANNGSYNGQTIVSDRWIKKMIKPRYKNIKEHQARHYLSDDFYGYGIWMGKDGIKYGSGLGGQYIILDEKTGIIIVTTNNGDLNKSHAIKNDIDYLINFYRGE
- a CDS encoding DUF4298 domain-containing protein is translated as MAYEYLKKHTQTYENHKILIEKINDILDEFEKEREDFNKLVEYYYSEQFKNDYDDSNEGKIDSSINQGILTEDAIYDLMGDDYYLALRFLDLANKMIQQK
- a CDS encoding ECF transporter S component is translated as MKFETKDLTTVGILGAIVIMLGLTPLGFIPLGPLTITSLHIPVIIAGIIQGPIVGGLVGLIFGAFSMFRSMTTPGPLAFVFLNPLISIVPRVLIGVVTGLVYKGLKDKDNSKLRIFMNIFWAIVVVALAVLTIKSFTADVNLANKIFSIIFLIIAVVLLYLSVKNKKANFAIAVSSFFGTLTNSGLVLGLIYVLYAQRYVEALGISQDLAAKTIFSAFITNGIPESIVAILVASAVVNSFSKRRR
- the relB gene encoding type II toxin-antitoxin system RelB family antitoxin, whose protein sequence is MTVVSLRLNKEENELFRTYSKHTGKSLSELFKTALTEQIEDELDYETGIKALRDFEKNPVTYSIDDIIAELENDI
- a CDS encoding C39 family peptidase encodes the protein MKKLFLIIFSSLILTSCNSEEKFDIKGFIDEESVQIIEDIKSLASDTFATKNFLDFKYKQEPIKKSDIKEEIIKNVEEEAKKDKKAKWIYNNFYNLSDVDAYLTGNDPDTIEFVYNKNHNLTEFDFYEGESVKLKRQTPYFLQWDNRWAYNNLYPTNIGVSGCGPTSMSMVISRLTGQMKYPNEIAKDAEKFMNDSGMDWLFISHEAEKYNINVEEINLDEKAVIEALKKGPVMISVSRGYFTLYGHILVIDSYQNGKFIINDPNSVKNSIIEWDFNDFSDQIMKIWGFSKKS